A stretch of the Marivirga tractuosa DSM 4126 genome encodes the following:
- a CDS encoding IMPACT family protein: MKDYFYTISKGGEGFYKEKGSKFIGLACRVRDEEEVKEKLEEVKKQYYDGRHHCYAYILSKDKLRANDDGEPNHSAGDPILGQIKSKNLTEVLIVVVRYFGGTKLGVPGLINAYKTAAFEALEASKIMEVTIEEIYDIQYGYEITNEVMRLISEFEADIKHQEFTENCSATLGIKQSLKEKFEEEASKIEGLMFESQSEQE, from the coding sequence ATGAAGGACTATTTCTATACAATTTCTAAAGGTGGTGAAGGTTTTTACAAGGAGAAAGGAAGTAAATTCATTGGTTTGGCTTGTCGAGTTAGAGATGAAGAGGAAGTGAAAGAAAAACTAGAGGAAGTAAAAAAGCAGTATTATGATGGACGACATCATTGCTATGCTTACATTTTATCAAAAGATAAACTAAGAGCCAACGATGATGGAGAGCCTAATCATTCGGCAGGTGATCCTATTTTGGGGCAAATTAAATCAAAAAACTTAACGGAAGTTTTAATAGTGGTAGTTCGCTATTTCGGTGGTACAAAATTAGGAGTTCCGGGCTTAATTAATGCCTATAAAACAGCGGCTTTCGAAGCATTGGAAGCCTCGAAAATAATGGAAGTTACCATTGAAGAGATTTATGATATTCAATATGGGTATGAGATCACAAATGAAGTAATGCGCTTAATTTCTGAGTTTGAGGCTGATATCAAACATCAAGAATTTACTGAAAACTGTTCTGCTACTTTAGGCATTAAACAATCTCTAAAAGAAAAATTTGAAGAAGAAGCAAGCAAAATTGAAGGATTAATGTTTGAATCCCAATCGGAGCAAGAGTAG